A portion of the Plasmodium gaboni strain SY75 chromosome 5, whole genome shotgun sequence genome contains these proteins:
- a CDS encoding hypothetical protein (conserved Plasmodium protein, unknown function) yields the protein MFKSNKILSVGSNEFGVIELVTAKQLFVSRLKVDDRTRNIYDDFNVEEYVFEVSGKGNLEKNEKESKRDSCSYSDISKNELNNNRIEDKKEKDREKNGINNNDDKDVYKEELYFLRMNPLHLNRWYKFLEMYEDEEEIYEQFLLIFPRCVYYWNKYAELKIKKKEYKEAYEIYRKCIDSNIYDLKLFLSFLYFTYHTSSIHEYINFLFEALKCVGTDIKSGSIWVELLYILIKIYNTNLIVNNEITKLLYDPFKHTHHGNRNMNTLIPTEEEQNIFKSYIPSMNNSKISYFDHYIKDGKLRKFYQRWLHHATKYLDKVWKCYCSFEKASDNFNSTCSSSSLSIYNNQYLNSKNAFKELCIIYKEMNVDRKGKIILPINKKSKIENNILYIKWMKIINFEKTNPLKLTIPLVFKRIKYTYEQALIHLQFNSDLWFSYFQYLLLNKKFVYAIRIMREAIEVYLPFDEILKLNFAYFFEKNALINQAHYVYQLMINEVSKKQKKKFSLSFLYEKDKFKKFPYTVLENTSKGKGKNKNKQLKGNVKRDMSIKEEDGNDDNLVDEKCANISDPSPDCSQDDDICAEKNSTKESQRKKRRSSKKEHEEEQNKEIIKVGKYTHTKKKIKINDIKCGDNNKSLLSNDEDDNYIHDDTQHNNINDKVGNIYGDKDGNTCGDKDGNTCGDKNIKSKIGTPISDDEIKRRFHQNDYEKIEERKKYFVKYFHIKKRKRRIFVFTHFLNFIKRNYDETIWRYYVGLILKEERCCEEIYYYCANIERRILNNEKRAMYIMNEGYKKFICKKKFLLFYINFLLEKGYINNIRTLIYEFIHEIYKKFYKSYYENNNLIDKKIHKTKLSQNEFNLFEPNYLILLKKKNKSCEKIWNILIHIEILYGDIRNLNKIYDMKIKYDSGYNLEENKHILLDYDTLNIYNQKEKKQNIFLDNFYTDEYNQNNMTNILCKGYLENLKKNDIDTLQFKTKLINSQLFGGISLKKTYSIFRVNNPNVFSNLSFYDYIVKEKKKNKINHNEDNNKILNNNMYMRNNRESLITLKDGWSNNNNDNNNNENNNDSNYNNNMEDSQINKNIMNYLNMNRNSTYNRYSIFSEFFCFGIKRDSCLTTIDNNNTKKKNNEMDDKDDDMNNIPSNFKNCVNYIIRPDLKTMFVYKPFENYEFVETEKNDFDKKKKDKETFNMSFKDSLYYKHNRNNKNLYDEKNKKEFVRKREYIAMPNIINDFLCLLPEQNNNIKLSDNSIDYLVNSLQNLNIPKLDNFPYEPIPVKDILQIKNALNE from the coding sequence atgtttaaaaGTAACAAGATATTATCTGTTGGGAGTAATGAATTTGGAGTTATAGAATTAGTAACAGCGAAGCAACTATTTGTGAGTCGTTTGAAAGTAGATGATAGAAcaagaaatatttatgatgATTTTAATGTAGAGGAATATGTATTTGAAGTGAGTGGTAAAGGTAACCTTGAGAAGaatgaaaaagaaagtAAAAGGGATAGTTGTAGTTATAGTGACATTTCAAAGAATGAgttaaataataatagaatagaagataaaaaggaaaaagatagagaaaaaaatggaattaataataatgatgataaagatgtatataaagaagaactttattttttacgAATGAATCCATTACATTTAAATAGATGGTATAAATTTTTAGAAATGTATgaagatgaagaagaaatatatgaaCAGTTTCTATTAATATTTCCTCGTTGTGTTTATTACTGGAATAAATATGcagaattaaaaataaaaaagaaagaatataaagaagcttatgaaatatatagGAAATGTATAGATTCGAATATTTATgatttaaaattatttttatcatttttatattttacttATCATACATCTTCAATTcatgaatatataaattttttatttgaagCTTTAAAATGTGTAGGTACTGATATAAAATCAGGTAGTATATGGGTGGagttattatatatattaataaaaatatataatacgAATTTAATAGttaataatgaaataacgaaattattatatgacCCATTTAAACATACACATCATGGTAATAGGAATATGAATACTTTAATACCAACAGAAGAggaacaaaatatttttaagtCTTATATACCTAGTATGaataattcaaaaataaGTTATTTCGATCATTATATTAAAGATGGAAAGTTAAGGAAATTTTATCAAAGGTGGTTACATCATGCAACGAAATATTTAGATAAGGTGTGGAAATGTTATTGTTCATTTGAAAAAGCTAGTGATAATTTTAATTCTACTTGTAGTTCAAGTTctttatctatatataataatcaatatttaaattcaaaaaatgcttttaaagaattatgtattatatataaagaaatgAATGTTGATAGAAAAGGTAAAATTATTCTTcctataaataaaaaatcgaaaatagaaaataacattttatatattaaatggatgaaaattattaattttgaaaaaaCAAATCCATTAAAATTAACCATTCCTTTAgtttttaaaagaattaaatatacatatgaaCAAGCTCTTATACATTTACAATTTAATTCAGATTTATGGTTCTcatattttcaatatttgttgttgaataaaaaatttgtCTATGCCATACGTATAATGAGAGAAGCCATAGAAGTATATTTACCATTTgatgaaatattaaaattaaattttgcttatttttttgaaaagAATGCCTTAATAAATCAAGCTCATTATGTATACCAATTAATGATAAATGAAGTTTCTAAGaagcaaaaaaaaaaattctcTCTGTCTTTTTTGTATGAGAAGGACAAATTTAAGAAGTTCCCTTATACTGTTTTAGAAAATACATCAAAGGGTAAAGGCAAAAATAAGAACAAACAACTCAAAGGTAATGTCAAAAGGGACATGTCtataaaagaagaagatgGTAACGATGACAATTTGGTAGATGAAAAATGTGCCAATATTTCTGATCCATCACCAGATTGTTCACAAGATGATGACATATGTGcagaaaaaaattcaaCAAAAGAAAGTCAAAGGAAAAAGAGAAGAAGTAGCAAAAAAGAACACGAagaagaacaaaataaagaaataataaaggttggaaaatatacacatacaaaaaaaaaaataaaaataaatgacATAAAATGtggtgataataataaaagtttattatcaaatgatgaagatgataattatatacatgATGATACTcaacataataatattaatgataaagttggtaatatatatggaGATAAAGATGGTAACACATGTGGAGATAAAGATGGTAACACATGTGgagataaaaatataaaatcaaAAATTGGGACCCCTATAAGTGatgatgaaataaaaagaagatttcatcaaaatgattatgaaaaaattgaagaaagaaaaaaatattttgtaaaatattttcatataaagaaaaggaaaagacgtatatttgtttttacACACTTTctaaattttattaaacGTAATTATGATGAAACCATTTGGAGATATTATGTAGgtttaatattaaaagaagaaaGATGTTGTGAAgagatatattattattgtgCTAATATAGAAAGGagaatattaaataatgaaaagaGAGCAATGTATATTATGAATGAAGGATATAAGAAATTTATTTGTAAGAAAaagtttttattattttatataaattttttattagaaaaaggatatataaataatattcgAACTTTAATATATGAGTTTATACATgagatatataaaaaattttataaaagttattatgaaaataataatctaattgataagaaaatacataaaacaaaattatcacaaaatgaatttaatttatttgaaccaaattatttaatattattaaaaaaaaaaaataaatcatgTGAAAAGATATggaatatattaatacatatagaaatattatatggTGATATACgtaatttaaataaaatttatgaTATGAAAATCAAATATGATTCTGGTTACAATttagaagaaaataaacATATCTTGTTAGATTATGatacattaaatatatataatcaaaaggaaaaaaaacaaaatatttttttagataatttttatactgatgaatataatcaaaataatatgacaaatatattatgtaaagGATATCtagaaaatttaaaaaaaaatgatattgATACTTTACAATTTAAAACCAAATTAATTAATTCACAATTATTTGGAGGAATTTCTTTGAAAAAAACATATTCAATTTTTAGGGTTAATAATCCTAATGTGTTTTCtaatttatcattttatgattatatagtgaaagaaaaaaaaaaaaataaaattaatcataatgaagataataataaaatattgaataataatatgtatatgaGAAATAATCGGGAGTCATTAATAACACTTAAGGATGGATGGAgtaacaataataatgataataataataatgaaaataataatgatagtaattataataacaatatgGAAGATTcacaaataaataaaaacattatgaattatttaaatatgaatagAAATTCTACATATAATAGATATTCGATATTTTCGGAATTTTTCTGTTTTGGTATTAAAAGGGATAGTTGTCTTACCActattgataataataatactaaaaaaaaaaataatgagATGGATGATAAAGATGatgatatgaataatataccatcaaattttaaaaattgtgtaaattatattattaggCCAGATTTAAAAACAATGTTTGTATATAAACCATTTGAAAATTATGAATTTGTAGaaacagaaaaaaatgattttgataaaaaaaaaaaagataaagaaACATTTAATATGTCTTTTAAAGATagtttatattataaacataatcgtaataataaaaatctatatgatgaaaagaataaaaaagaatttgTACGAAAAAGAGAATATATTGCTATGCCgaatattattaatgatttcttatgtttattacctgaacaaaataataatattaaattgtCAGATAATTCAATAGATTATCTAGTTAATTCATTACAAAACTTAAATATACCAAAACTTGATAATTTCCCATATGAGCCAATACCTGTAAAAGACATTctacaaataaaaaatgcTCTCAACGAGTAA